The following are encoded in a window of Thalassotalea insulae genomic DNA:
- the hscB gene encoding co-chaperone HscB: protein MNNFEIFGLEEKFAIDVDALTERYQSIQKNVHPDRFAHGSDQEKLLAAKKSTQVNDAYQTLKKPLKRAQYMLELRGVDMPSEQASFSDNAFLMRQMELREMLEEVKFADDIDAAVFEVSQVLETEFEQLYKEMQIALLENSDASNQSASEILRKLKFYQKLHLELDRLEDLLFDE, encoded by the coding sequence GAAGAAAAATTTGCTATTGATGTAGATGCCTTAACCGAGCGTTATCAATCCATTCAAAAAAATGTTCATCCAGATCGTTTTGCGCATGGCTCAGATCAGGAAAAACTGCTGGCAGCGAAAAAATCCACTCAGGTTAATGACGCTTATCAAACGTTGAAAAAGCCTTTGAAGCGTGCTCAGTATATGTTGGAATTGCGTGGTGTCGATATGCCAAGCGAGCAGGCTTCCTTCAGTGATAATGCGTTCTTAATGCGGCAAATGGAGCTGCGTGAAATGCTTGAAGAAGTTAAATTTGCTGACGATATTGATGCTGCTGTTTTTGAAGTTTCACAGGTGCTGGAAACTGAGTTTGAACAGTTGTATAAGGAGATGCAAATAGCGTTACTTGAAAACTCTGATGCATCCAACCAAAGTGCGAGTGAAATCTTGCGAAAACTAAAGTTTTACCAAAAACTTCACCTAGAATTAGATCGATTAGAAGATCTTTTATTCGACGAATAA
- the hscA gene encoding Fe-S protein assembly chaperone HscA has translation MALLQIAEPGQSTVPHEHRLAAGIDLGTTNSLIATVKSGLAETLADENGQDILPSIVSYQADNVLVGHPAKELAVSDPQNTIVSAKRLIGRSLSDIQSKYHSLPYQFCGDENHPSFVTRSGDINPVQVSAEVLKTLNQRAQQALGGELTGVVITVPAYFDDAQRQSTKDAAKLAGLNVLRLLNEPTAAAVAYGLDSGQEGVIAVYDLGGGTFDISILRLNKGVFEVLATGGDSALGGDDFDVVLVDHLVAQANLQRPLTPSMERQLTEQACRAKEALTNNDSHEINLYLADNSTWQCTITRDDFEGLIKSLVTKTVRACRRALKDADVEVCEVKEVVMVGGSTRVPLVRTEVEAYFKQQPLTSIDPDKVVAIGAAIQADILAGNKPDSDMLLLDVIPLSLGLETMGGLVEKVITRNTTIPVAKAQEFTTFKDGQTAMAIHVLQGERELVDDCRSLARFELRGIPAMTAGAAHIRVTFKVDADGLLEVSAMEKSTGVEASIEVKPSFGLAESEIAEMLKASMSNAKEDMQARMLKEQQVEATRVIEGVQSALAADSQLLPAEEIATIEQAITELAQASQGDSPEKIETAIEKLNQQTAKFAELRMDASIRTALSGHTVDEL, from the coding sequence ATGGCGTTATTACAAATAGCAGAACCTGGTCAAAGTACCGTTCCTCATGAGCATCGTTTAGCAGCAGGTATCGACTTAGGTACCACCAACTCATTAATAGCCACAGTTAAAAGCGGTTTAGCAGAAACCTTAGCGGATGAAAATGGCCAGGATATTTTGCCTTCGATTGTTAGTTATCAAGCAGACAACGTTCTCGTTGGACACCCAGCCAAAGAGCTGGCGGTTTCCGACCCGCAAAATACCATTGTTTCTGCGAAACGCTTAATTGGCCGCTCCTTAAGCGATATTCAATCTAAATATCATTCATTGCCTTATCAGTTTTGTGGTGATGAAAACCACCCAAGCTTTGTTACTCGTAGCGGTGATATTAATCCGGTGCAAGTGTCAGCAGAAGTGTTAAAAACACTTAATCAACGAGCGCAACAGGCCTTAGGTGGTGAACTGACAGGCGTAGTGATCACTGTACCGGCGTATTTTGATGATGCGCAGCGTCAAAGCACTAAAGATGCGGCAAAGCTTGCCGGTCTCAATGTGTTGCGCTTGTTAAATGAACCAACAGCGGCGGCCGTCGCTTATGGCTTAGACTCTGGCCAAGAAGGTGTGATTGCGGTTTATGATTTAGGCGGTGGTACTTTTGATATTTCCATTTTGCGTCTGAATAAAGGGGTATTTGAAGTATTAGCCACAGGTGGTGATTCTGCGTTAGGTGGTGATGATTTTGATGTTGTCTTAGTGGATCATCTAGTTGCGCAGGCTAATTTGCAGCGCCCATTAACGCCGTCGATGGAACGTCAGTTAACAGAGCAAGCCTGCCGGGCTAAAGAAGCGCTGACTAATAATGATAGCCATGAAATCAATTTGTACCTAGCAGATAACAGCACCTGGCAATGCACAATCACTCGTGATGATTTTGAGGGATTAATAAAATCATTGGTAACGAAAACGGTTCGTGCATGTCGTAGAGCGCTTAAAGATGCTGACGTTGAAGTGTGTGAAGTCAAAGAAGTGGTCATGGTGGGCGGCTCTACCCGAGTGCCGTTAGTGCGCACGGAAGTAGAAGCTTATTTTAAACAGCAACCATTAACCTCGATAGATCCTGATAAAGTCGTTGCGATAGGTGCGGCGATACAGGCGGATATTCTTGCCGGCAATAAACCGGACAGTGATATGTTATTACTGGATGTTATTCCGTTATCGCTTGGTTTAGAGACTATGGGCGGCTTAGTCGAAAAAGTGATCACCCGTAATACCACCATTCCTGTTGCCAAAGCACAAGAGTTTACTACTTTTAAAGACGGACAAACCGCGATGGCAATTCATGTCTTACAAGGCGAGCGTGAACTTGTTGATGATTGTCGATCGTTAGCTCGATTTGAACTTCGTGGCATTCCTGCCATGACAGCAGGTGCTGCGCACATTCGAGTGACCTTTAAAGTAGATGCTGATGGTTTATTAGAAGTTTCTGCAATGGAGAAATCCACCGGTGTTGAAGCGAGCATTGAAGTAAAACCTTCATTTGGTTTAGCAGAAAGTGAAATAGCAGAAATGTTAAAAGCGTCGATGTCCAATGCTAAAGAAGATATGCAAGCGCGGATGTTAAAAGAGCAACAGGTGGAAGCGACTAGGGTGATTGAAGGTGTACAATCGGCATTGGCGGCTGATAGCCAATTATTGCCGGCAGAGGAAATTGCAACCATCGAACAGGCTATTACTGAGTTAGCGCAAGCAAGCCAAGGAGATAGCCCGGAAAAAATTGAAACGGCGATAGAGAAGCTTAACCAGCAAACGGCTAAATTTGCTGAACTAAGAATGGATGCGTCGATTCGCACTGCCTTGTCTGGTCATACGGTTGATGAACTGTAG
- the fdx gene encoding ISC system 2Fe-2S type ferredoxin, with product MPKIIVLPHEELCPDGAVLDAETGESVLNVALKNDIDIEHACEKVCACTTCHVIIREGFDSLEESDELEDDMLDKAWGLEPESRLSCQAIVADEDLVIEIPKYTVNMVSENH from the coding sequence ATGCCAAAAATTATCGTATTACCTCATGAAGAGTTATGCCCTGATGGGGCTGTGCTTGACGCCGAAACCGGTGAAAGTGTATTAAATGTTGCCTTAAAAAATGATATTGATATCGAACATGCCTGTGAGAAGGTCTGCGCCTGTACTACCTGTCATGTCATTATTCGCGAAGGTTTTGATTCTTTAGAAGAAAGTGATGAATTAGAAGATGATATGCTGGATAAAGCTTGGGGCTTAGAGCCTGAATCACGCTTAAGCTGTCAGGCAATCGTCGCCGACGAAGATCTGGTGATCGAAATACCTAAATATACGGTGAATATGGTCTCTGAAAATCACTAA